In Aquimarina sp. TRL1, a single window of DNA contains:
- a CDS encoding SusC/RagA family TonB-linked outer membrane protein: protein MRTKFSVILTLFLAFVVQLTFAQEKTVSGVISDNNGMPLPGVNILVKGTSSGTQSDFDGNYSIEVNKGAVLSFSYIGFSTKELVVGEESTINVQLEEDAAQLDEVVVTALGISRAKKSLGYSVQEVDGSAITETRTSNALGALSGQVAGVQITNPSGSLGGSTRILVRGVGSITQGNKPLIVVDGTPLDNSNYNSENTQSGGGGRDYGDTGFDINPDDIESMSVLKGGAAAALYGSRANNGVIIITTKSAKNGKAEIVVNSGLSFESINVVPQVQKQYGGGAGNVNTIEQSTFQQQNINGTTYNLVNYATDESWGPKYDPNTLVLGWDAFDPEFAEDYLNPRPWVAPDNDAESFFDTGVSRNNSISFSKSFEDTKVRLSLANVYTTGIVPNTNLEKTSISINASSKLSERLNVEGTFNYIVTNAFNRPETGYGDNSLMQKFFQWGQTSLDYERLKNYMLADGTQRTWNRTAWDNPTPRYSDNPYWIINKNTSHDKRNRYFGNVKFKYDLTDELYAMGAIYSDSYNYSISERVAIGSQAQSKYEERNRTFQEVNYEARLHYDTSFLEDKISFNSFIGANRRNVTYSLIGGETQGGLAVDGIYNLTNSNESPRIFDFDSEERINSVYGSASIGYNRFAFLEFTGRNDWSSTLPSNNNSYFYPAVTGSLVLSELVKTDWLSFAKVRGSWASVGNDTAPYDLANTYGSRVPFNGGIRFTQPDENKNPDLKPETKNTWEVGLEAALLNNRLRFDITYYDEITKDLITPIQIDPSTGYTATVANAGKMSNKGLELLISGTPIETKDFSWDITWNFAKNENELLELKEGVETLELARFPFKGVTLNAVVGESYGIIRGTDFIYDENGNKVVGADGRYLSTNEVQNLGSVLPDYNMGIRNKFRYKNIDFGFLIDVQKGGVYRSLTNMWGHYSGILESTAANGIRETGTVLDAVTGTVTYNEDGTYTVSDTSKNTTVISAQRFGQDHYYGPDAMNVFDASYIKLREVTLGYSLPEKWTGPLSDIRLSLFGRNLFVWGLDNDNFDPEVASTGSGNIQGSEGGSLPSTRNYGFNVQLKF, encoded by the coding sequence ATGAGAACAAAGTTTAGTGTAATTTTAACGCTATTCCTAGCGTTTGTTGTGCAATTAACTTTTGCACAAGAAAAAACTGTCTCAGGTGTTATTTCCGATAATAACGGAATGCCTTTACCTGGGGTAAACATACTTGTCAAAGGGACAAGTAGCGGAACTCAATCTGACTTTGATGGTAATTATTCTATCGAAGTTAATAAAGGAGCAGTACTTTCTTTTAGCTACATTGGTTTTTCTACAAAAGAACTGGTTGTTGGAGAAGAATCAACAATTAATGTTCAGCTAGAAGAAGATGCAGCACAGTTAGATGAAGTAGTAGTAACAGCTTTAGGAATTTCCAGAGCTAAAAAATCTCTGGGATATTCAGTACAGGAAGTAGATGGAAGTGCCATCACAGAAACCAGAACTTCAAATGCACTTGGAGCTTTATCTGGTCAAGTTGCCGGGGTGCAAATTACCAACCCTTCTGGAAGTCTTGGAGGATCTACGAGAATTTTGGTTCGTGGAGTAGGTTCCATTACACAAGGAAACAAACCACTTATTGTTGTAGATGGTACCCCTTTGGACAACTCTAACTACAATAGTGAAAACACCCAAAGCGGTGGTGGTGGAAGAGACTACGGAGACACAGGATTTGATATAAACCCTGATGATATTGAAAGTATGTCTGTATTAAAAGGAGGAGCTGCAGCAGCGTTATATGGATCAAGAGCAAATAATGGTGTTATTATCATTACCACCAAATCTGCTAAAAACGGAAAAGCTGAAATCGTAGTCAACTCCGGATTATCATTTGAATCCATAAATGTTGTTCCACAAGTACAAAAGCAATATGGAGGAGGAGCAGGAAATGTAAACACTATTGAGCAGAGTACATTTCAACAACAAAACATCAATGGAACAACTTACAATCTTGTAAATTATGCTACAGATGAATCTTGGGGACCAAAATACGATCCTAACACACTTGTTCTTGGATGGGATGCTTTTGATCCGGAATTTGCTGAGGATTATTTAAACCCCAGACCTTGGGTCGCTCCTGATAATGATGCTGAAAGTTTTTTCGATACAGGAGTATCCAGAAACAACAGTATATCTTTTTCTAAGTCTTTTGAAGACACAAAAGTTAGATTGTCATTAGCAAATGTATATACTACAGGTATTGTACCAAATACAAACCTTGAAAAAACATCTATTAGTATTAATGCTTCTTCCAAATTATCTGAGCGATTAAATGTAGAAGGGACTTTTAACTATATTGTTACGAATGCTTTTAACAGACCTGAAACAGGGTATGGAGATAATAGTTTAATGCAAAAGTTCTTCCAGTGGGGACAAACTTCATTAGATTATGAAAGATTAAAAAACTACATGCTTGCTGATGGAACACAAAGAACATGGAATAGAACTGCATGGGACAATCCTACTCCAAGATATAGTGATAACCCATATTGGATTATCAACAAAAACACTTCTCACGATAAGAGAAACAGGTATTTTGGAAATGTTAAATTCAAATATGATTTAACAGATGAATTGTATGCTATGGGAGCTATATATTCAGACAGTTACAATTACTCTATTTCTGAAAGAGTTGCTATCGGATCTCAAGCGCAATCAAAATATGAAGAAAGAAATAGAACTTTCCAGGAAGTAAACTACGAAGCAAGGCTTCACTATGACACTTCATTCTTAGAAGACAAAATCAGTTTCAATTCTTTTATTGGAGCTAACAGAAGAAATGTTACATATTCTTTAATAGGAGGAGAAACTCAAGGAGGACTTGCTGTAGACGGAATATATAATTTAACAAACTCTAATGAGTCTCCTAGAATATTCGACTTTGACTCAGAAGAAAGAATAAATAGTGTTTACGGATCTGCATCTATTGGATATAATAGATTTGCTTTCTTAGAATTTACAGGAAGAAATGATTGGTCTTCTACCCTTCCTAGTAATAACAATTCTTATTTCTACCCAGCGGTAACTGGTAGTTTAGTCCTTTCTGAATTGGTAAAAACTGACTGGTTATCTTTCGCTAAAGTAAGAGGTAGCTGGGCAAGCGTAGGTAATGACACTGCTCCCTATGATTTAGCCAACACTTATGGCTCAAGAGTTCCTTTTAATGGAGGTATAAGATTTACGCAACCAGATGAAAACAAAAATCCAGATCTAAAACCAGAAACTAAAAACACCTGGGAAGTTGGACTAGAAGCAGCTCTTCTAAACAACAGATTAAGATTTGACATCACTTATTATGATGAAATCACTAAAGACTTAATTACACCTATTCAGATAGATCCATCAACAGGATACACAGCAACTGTGGCCAATGCAGGAAAAATGTCTAATAAAGGTCTTGAGCTATTAATTAGCGGAACTCCTATAGAGACAAAAGATTTTAGCTGGGATATCACTTGGAACTTTGCGAAGAATGAAAATGAGTTACTTGAATTAAAAGAAGGTGTTGAGACTTTAGAATTAGCGAGATTCCCTTTTAAAGGAGTAACTTTAAATGCTGTAGTAGGAGAATCTTATGGAATAATCAGAGGAACTGACTTTATATACGATGAAAACGGAAATAAAGTAGTTGGAGCTGATGGACGATACCTTTCTACAAACGAAGTTCAAAACTTAGGATCTGTTCTACCTGATTACAATATGGGTATCAGAAATAAGTTCAGGTATAAAAACATTGACTTTGGCTTTTTGATTGATGTTCAAAAAGGAGGAGTATACAGATCATTAACTAATATGTGGGGGCATTATTCCGGTATTCTAGAAAGCACTGCTGCGAATGGAATCCGTGAGACAGGAACTGTACTTGATGCTGTAACAGGAACTGTTACTTATAACGAAGACGGAACATATACAGTTTCTGACACTAGTAAAAACACAACTGTAATCTCTGCACAGCGATTTGGTCAAGATCATTATTATGGTCCTGATGCTATGAACGTATTTGACGCTAGTTATATAAAACTAAGAGAGGTTACTCTTGGATATTCTCTTCCAGAAAAATGGACAGGACCATTAAGCGATATTAGATTATCTCTTTTTGGTAGAAACCTATTTGTTTGGGGCTTAGACAATGATAATTTTGACCCTGAAGTAGCTTCCACGGGAAGTGGTAACATCCAAGGATCTGAAGGAGGATCTTTACCTTCTACAAGAAACTACGGATTTAACGTTCAATTAAAGTTTTAA
- a CDS encoding SusD/RagB family nutrient-binding outer membrane lipoprotein has translation MKYIHKITALATTTCLLLFTSCDSDLEAINQNPNDPEIVPTTTIFNSATKELTDISRGAFSSGRIALPWVQYWTQNNYANEDAYLYRESSATDFWEDHYKLATDFKKILDLNTDEETKATMSKYGSNNNQIAAARIMLSYIFHQLTDTFGDIPYYSYGNDNPDFQALQVNEFLTPKFVSQEVIYTDLLSELKAASDMIETSEKVFTSGDAIYNGDAVKWKKFANSLILRVANRLRGVDPTTANTAINTAIGAGVFESNDDNAAQIYEAADATGSPMYRAFFVNNRTDFGVAAPFINVLRGESGSFGQDPRLFKYAAPNSATAEQIKDNSYTVSTNIDDYDGFPYAFPNAAEIQFTTYTLPSHNVLRQDYSEVLMEYAEVAFILSEHNGWDQTEYENGVQASMEKWGVDSGDITDFIANLPAAAQESVLTQKYVALYMQPYEAWAEYRRTGFPKTLLLPGEEATITPEQFANLSGDNPSDKYIFTPGVADMNDLPTRLRYPVVLQTLNGANRKDAVSKLSNGDDLTSKLYWDNN, from the coding sequence ATGAAATATATACATAAAATAACAGCATTAGCTACAACTACCTGCCTATTGCTTTTCACTTCATGTGACAGTGACTTAGAGGCAATCAATCAGAACCCTAACGACCCTGAAATTGTTCCTACTACAACAATTTTTAATAGTGCAACAAAAGAATTAACCGACATTTCCAGAGGAGCATTCTCCTCCGGGAGAATCGCGTTACCATGGGTTCAATACTGGACTCAGAACAACTATGCTAATGAAGATGCATACCTTTATCGTGAGAGTTCTGCTACAGACTTCTGGGAAGACCATTACAAATTAGCAACAGATTTTAAAAAAATCTTAGATTTAAATACTGATGAAGAGACTAAAGCTACTATGTCCAAATATGGTAGCAACAATAATCAAATTGCAGCAGCAAGGATTATGCTATCTTATATCTTTCATCAATTAACAGATACTTTTGGTGATATTCCTTACTACTCATATGGTAATGATAACCCTGATTTTCAAGCACTACAAGTAAATGAATTTCTTACACCAAAATTTGTAAGTCAAGAAGTTATTTATACGGATCTTCTTTCTGAACTAAAAGCTGCTTCTGATATGATAGAAACTTCTGAAAAAGTATTTACTTCTGGAGATGCTATCTATAATGGAGATGCTGTTAAATGGAAAAAATTTGCAAACTCTTTAATCTTAAGAGTAGCTAATAGACTTAGAGGTGTTGATCCTACAACCGCAAATACAGCTATCAATACAGCGATTGGTGCTGGAGTTTTTGAATCAAATGATGATAATGCTGCTCAAATATACGAAGCAGCTGATGCTACCGGTTCTCCAATGTACAGAGCTTTCTTTGTTAATAACAGAACCGATTTTGGAGTTGCTGCTCCATTTATTAATGTACTTAGAGGAGAAAGCGGAAGTTTTGGTCAAGACCCAAGACTTTTTAAGTATGCTGCACCTAATAGTGCTACTGCCGAGCAAATTAAAGATAATTCATATACGGTCTCAACTAATATTGATGACTATGATGGGTTCCCATATGCTTTCCCTAATGCAGCTGAAATCCAATTCACTACATATACTCTACCTAGTCACAACGTCTTACGTCAGGATTATAGTGAAGTATTGATGGAATATGCTGAAGTTGCATTTATTTTATCAGAACATAACGGTTGGGATCAAACCGAATACGAAAATGGTGTACAAGCTTCTATGGAAAAATGGGGAGTTGACAGTGGTGACATCACTGATTTTATCGCTAACCTACCGGCTGCTGCTCAAGAAAGTGTTCTTACTCAAAAATATGTTGCTTTATATATGCAACCATATGAAGCTTGGGCTGAATACAGAAGAACTGGTTTCCCTAAAACGTTATTGTTACCTGGAGAAGAAGCAACAATTACTCCTGAGCAATTTGCTAACCTATCAGGTGACAATCCTTCTGACAAGTATATTTTCACACCTGGAGTAGCTGACATGAATGATTTACCCACCAGGTTAAGATACCCTGTAGTATTGCAAACACTTAATGGAGCCAATAGAAAAGATGCGGTCTCTAAATTAAGTAATGGCGATGATCTAACTAGTAAACTTTACTGGGACAATAATTAA
- a CDS encoding SusC/RagA family TonB-linked outer membrane protein gives MNIKFSRILALFIALFLVQITFGQEEKKVSGTVTDNQGLPLPGVNIIIKNTATGTQTDFDGNYSINVNKGAVLTFSYVGFETVEKVIGDSNSVNAQLIPAASELEEVIVQAYGTTTRATSNISVSAVSAEDIVNRPNANALQTLSGQVAGLNIVAATGQPGAPPTVRVRGVGSINGNVDPLYIIDGIPTDANAFRSLNPNNIASVSVLKDAGGTAIYGNRGANGVIIITTNKGSFNTPVQVNYTNIIQFSNLMQNDYDLLDSQQQLTLERDYGALIGRTIGRGSTLTPAEIAAAETTDWADVFFDTAVTQSHNLTISNGSGNIRQFSSLGYFEQEGILENSDLKRFNIQSNVDGKSSNDKFNYGINLALNFSKSNEPNGIGGTGINRNPILGAYQSVPYISPNDYINGAALLSPLSFANTPLFILDLQNTLRRTEDEVQLLGGINASYEIVEGLTAKIDMTSEFRNEERITIESPDSFNALLFAQGKDPSGTQTITNTRQFIFDQVISLNYNKVFGKNTIDVGLFTEYFKAHYQRFGFTAEGQNPLTFAAGDDAGFIDDNADNDAYVDDIFANKLEAGLFSYFTRIDYDYDTRFGVTGTLRRDASFRFADSNRWGTFFSVSGRWNIGNESFMQESIFDALKLRASYGTTGNQFVQNDLNIPGINFDASTLSRDLFTTGAVYNGSNGIFQQNIGNNELEWETTTQLNVGLDFEIFNRRLRGSADWYQKNTRDLFLPQPISAIGTIFNRLNGGVNRFATSISANVGEIQNTGVDLSLDFDIFRSATSDGFNLSVNFVGNYNKQEVIELATPTGEIINGRTQSFREGGILNEYYTYRYAGVNPDNGNLLFLTADGEITENPDVDNDRVFLDKNIFPDFEGGFGFKIDYKGFFASTQFRYTIGVDRFDSDLQGFQDPTSLGQFRSSVDLLNAWTPTNTGSNIPRLDAANLDVGVLSDRYLTSADFLRLRFAQIGYSFPDKFLKGTGFNSIRIFANGENLFTISEWRGFDAEVVNINNQVAGNLFPTARTFSVGFEFGF, from the coding sequence ATGAACATCAAATTTAGTAGAATTTTAGCGCTATTCATAGCACTATTTCTTGTTCAAATAACCTTTGGACAAGAAGAAAAAAAAGTATCCGGTACGGTTACAGATAATCAAGGACTCCCCCTTCCTGGTGTAAATATTATCATAAAAAACACAGCAACTGGAACTCAAACCGATTTTGACGGTAATTATAGTATCAATGTAAACAAAGGAGCTGTTTTAACCTTTAGTTATGTTGGTTTTGAAACCGTTGAAAAAGTTATCGGAGACAGTAATTCTGTAAATGCCCAATTGATACCAGCGGCATCAGAGCTAGAAGAAGTAATTGTTCAGGCATATGGTACTACAACAAGAGCTACTTCAAATATATCTGTTTCAGCTGTAAGTGCAGAAGATATTGTCAATAGACCCAACGCTAATGCACTACAAACATTATCAGGGCAAGTGGCTGGTTTAAATATTGTAGCGGCTACAGGTCAACCAGGAGCTCCTCCAACTGTTCGAGTTCGAGGTGTTGGTTCTATAAATGGTAATGTTGATCCTTTATATATTATAGATGGAATACCAACAGATGCAAATGCATTTAGAAGTTTAAACCCAAATAATATAGCCTCTGTATCAGTTTTAAAAGATGCCGGTGGTACTGCCATATATGGTAATAGAGGAGCGAATGGGGTAATAATAATTACTACTAATAAAGGTAGTTTTAATACCCCTGTACAAGTTAACTACACTAATATTATCCAATTCTCTAATCTAATGCAAAATGATTATGATTTATTAGACTCACAACAGCAGTTAACACTAGAACGTGATTATGGAGCACTAATTGGAAGGACTATTGGTAGAGGTTCTACATTAACCCCAGCAGAAATTGCTGCTGCGGAGACAACAGATTGGGCAGATGTATTTTTTGACACAGCTGTGACACAAAGTCATAACCTAACAATATCTAATGGTTCAGGAAATATTCGTCAATTCTCCTCTCTAGGTTATTTTGAACAGGAAGGTATTTTAGAGAATAGTGATCTAAAAAGATTCAATATACAAAGCAATGTGGATGGTAAATCTTCTAATGATAAATTTAATTATGGAATAAATTTAGCATTAAATTTCTCAAAATCTAATGAACCGAATGGTATTGGAGGAACTGGAATAAATCGTAATCCTATTTTAGGAGCATATCAATCAGTACCCTATATATCTCCAAACGATTATATTAATGGAGCTGCATTATTGAGCCCTCTTTCTTTCGCTAACACCCCTCTGTTTATTCTAGATTTACAAAACACATTAAGAAGAACAGAAGATGAAGTACAGCTTTTAGGAGGTATAAATGCTAGTTATGAAATTGTAGAAGGATTGACAGCAAAAATTGATATGACTTCAGAATTCAGAAATGAAGAACGCATCACAATAGAATCACCAGACTCTTTCAACGCCTTATTATTTGCCCAAGGAAAGGACCCTTCTGGAACTCAAACTATAACTAATACTAGACAATTCATCTTTGATCAAGTTATTAGTCTTAATTACAATAAAGTATTTGGAAAAAATACTATAGATGTAGGTTTGTTTACAGAATATTTCAAAGCACATTATCAAAGATTTGGATTTACTGCTGAAGGGCAAAACCCATTGACTTTTGCTGCTGGTGATGATGCTGGTTTTATAGATGATAATGCAGACAATGATGCCTATGTAGATGACATATTTGCTAATAAATTAGAAGCAGGTCTTTTTTCTTATTTTACAAGAATAGATTATGATTATGATACTAGATTTGGGGTTACTGGTACATTGAGAAGAGATGCTTCCTTCCGATTTGCAGACTCAAACCGATGGGGAACATTCTTTTCTGTTTCCGGTCGCTGGAATATAGGTAATGAATCGTTTATGCAAGAATCGATTTTCGATGCCTTAAAACTAAGAGCTTCTTATGGAACTACTGGTAATCAATTTGTTCAAAACGACCTCAATATTCCTGGGATAAATTTTGACGCAAGTACTTTATCTCGTGACTTATTTACTACAGGAGCTGTATATAATGGTTCTAATGGTATATTTCAACAAAACATAGGAAATAATGAGCTAGAATGGGAAACAACAACGCAGCTGAATGTTGGGTTAGATTTCGAAATATTTAATAGAAGGTTAAGAGGTTCTGCTGATTGGTATCAAAAAAATACCCGTGACCTATTCCTTCCTCAACCAATTTCAGCGATAGGTACAATTTTTAATCGTCTAAATGGAGGTGTTAATCGTTTTGCAACATCGATTAGTGCTAATGTAGGGGAAATTCAAAACACAGGAGTTGATTTATCGTTAGATTTCGATATTTTTAGAAGTGCAACTAGCGATGGATTTAATCTCTCGGTTAACTTCGTTGGTAATTACAATAAGCAAGAGGTTATTGAACTAGCCACTCCAACAGGTGAGATTATTAATGGTAGAACACAATCATTTAGAGAAGGTGGAATTCTAAATGAGTATTACACCTATCGTTATGCAGGCGTTAACCCTGACAATGGTAACCTATTATTTCTTACTGCAGACGGTGAAATAACTGAAAATCCTGATGTTGATAATGATCGAGTATTCTTGGATAAAAATATTTTCCCAGATTTTGAAGGAGGATTTGGTTTCAAAATTGATTATAAAGGCTTTTTTGCATCAACCCAATTTAGATATACTATTGGAGTAGATCGATTTGATTCCGACTTACAAGGATTCCAAGATCCAACTTCTCTAGGACAGTTTAGAAGTTCTGTAGATTTATTAAATGCATGGACACCTACTAATACTGGTTCTAACATTCCTAGATTAGATGCAGCTAATCTAGATGTCGGAGTACTATCTGATCGATACCTGACTAGTGCCGATTTTCTAAGGTTAAGATTTGCCCAAATTGGGTACTCATTCCCTGATAAATTCCTAAAAGGAACTGGCTTTAATAGCATTAGAATATTCGCTAATGGAGAAAATCTATTTACTATCTCAGAATGGAGAGGTTTTGATGCGGAAGTTGTAAACATCAATAATCAAGTTGCAGGTAACTTATTCCCTACTGCTAGGACTTTTTCGGTAGGATTTGAATTTGGATTTTAA
- a CDS encoding RagB/SusD family nutrient uptake outer membrane protein has protein sequence MKFNKKILILICATSLFWSCNDAIDIEQPGELNPGSAFNTVPNLNSNLLGLYDILDTSPEIQFNAVFTDAVAIGADNGGQGLGNGEYGFRLNAGSAAPTQNWLLYHAALNSANRIIEAGNNLIPEAGEEQDLNDILGQAYAIRAFSHFQVISYFSTDYTDDNALGGFLVNFVPSASDNLPRSTNGEIFQLIDEDLVKAKNLISFEANPTLMGKDFVTALQARVAAYRGLYSQADSFASELLGKYDLATREEYVDVFKDSSNVGIIFKLERTLGDSHDRQATTGSGFGAGWVGANFAFVDGTIDGSPYFEMGRSLFNTIDQNDVRFDVLLNETSIYDNGPTVRDTLVIGKYPGSEKALMNDLKVFRIAEMLMIKAEALADQGNFNGATNSTAALIKQLRDARFGSDQPLPVYASEEEAFGAILDERRIEFAYEGHRYKDLKRLGVRGNRSILRDPDDCSVNGACELATTDFRFTMPIPLTELNANPAVQDQQNPGYTN, from the coding sequence ATGAAATTTAACAAGAAAATATTAATCCTTATATGTGCCACCTCTTTATTCTGGTCATGTAACGATGCTATAGATATAGAACAACCAGGAGAGTTAAATCCAGGGAGTGCTTTTAACACAGTACCCAACCTAAATTCAAATCTTTTAGGGCTTTATGATATACTTGACACATCTCCCGAAATCCAATTCAATGCAGTTTTCACTGATGCTGTTGCTATTGGTGCGGATAATGGTGGACAAGGGCTAGGAAATGGTGAATACGGTTTTAGGTTAAATGCTGGTAGTGCAGCTCCAACACAAAATTGGCTATTATACCATGCAGCATTAAATAGTGCTAACAGAATTATAGAAGCTGGTAATAACCTTATACCAGAAGCCGGAGAAGAACAAGATTTAAATGACATTCTGGGTCAAGCCTATGCTATACGAGCTTTTTCTCATTTCCAAGTTATAAGTTACTTTAGTACCGATTATACTGATGATAATGCTTTAGGTGGCTTTTTGGTTAATTTTGTTCCTTCTGCTAGTGATAATCTTCCAAGAAGTACAAACGGTGAAATATTTCAGTTAATCGATGAGGATTTAGTAAAAGCTAAAAATCTAATATCGTTCGAGGCTAACCCCACATTAATGGGGAAAGATTTTGTTACTGCACTTCAAGCAAGAGTAGCAGCCTATAGAGGTCTGTATTCTCAAGCAGATTCTTTTGCTTCAGAATTACTAGGAAAGTATGACTTAGCGACAAGAGAGGAATATGTTGATGTATTCAAAGACTCCTCTAATGTAGGTATTATTTTCAAACTAGAACGTACTCTTGGGGATTCTCACGATAGACAAGCTACAACTGGTAGTGGTTTTGGAGCTGGATGGGTTGGAGCTAATTTTGCTTTTGTTGATGGCACAATAGACGGTTCACCATACTTTGAAATGGGAAGATCTTTATTCAATACTATTGATCAAAATGATGTTAGATTTGATGTATTGCTTAATGAAACTTCAATTTATGATAATGGACCAACTGTAAGAGATACTTTAGTTATTGGAAAATATCCTGGTAGTGAAAAAGCTTTGATGAATGATCTAAAAGTCTTCAGGATTGCAGAAATGTTAATGATTAAAGCGGAGGCTTTAGCAGATCAAGGTAATTTTAATGGAGCAACTAATTCTACCGCTGCACTCATTAAGCAATTAAGAGATGCTAGGTTTGGCTCTGATCAACCCTTACCCGTATACGCTAGTGAAGAAGAGGCGTTCGGTGCTATTCTAGATGAGCGAAGAATTGAATTTGCTTATGAAGGACATCGTTATAAAGACTTAAAACGTCTAGGAGTTAGAGGTAATAGAAGTATTCTTAGAGATCCTGATGACTGTTCTGTGAACGGCGCTTGTGAATTAGCTACAACGGATTTTAGGTTTACTATGCCAATTCCTCTTACTGAATTGAATGCAAATCCTGCAGTACAGGATCAGCAAAACCCTGGTTATACCAATTAA
- the rlmB gene encoding 23S rRNA (guanosine(2251)-2'-O)-methyltransferase RlmB, whose translation MKNDSQVFGIRAVIEAISAGKTIDKLFIQKGLQGELSKELMHLAKKNGIGFSLVPIEKLNRITKKNHQGVVAQIAPIDFYTLEDLVIQTIESGDTPLFLVLDQLSDVRNFGAIIRTAECTGVHGIIIQKKGGAPVSADTVKTSAGAIFKIPICKVDHIKDAIFYLQSSGIQIVAATEKATDSIYETNLTLPTAIIMGNEGKGISPSVLKLVDTKAKLPLSGEIASLNVSVACGAFLFETVRQRT comes from the coding sequence ATGAAAAATGATTCTCAGGTTTTTGGTATCAGGGCAGTAATAGAAGCTATTTCAGCTGGAAAAACAATCGATAAACTCTTTATACAGAAAGGTCTTCAAGGGGAGCTTTCCAAAGAACTCATGCATCTCGCCAAAAAAAATGGTATCGGTTTTTCATTGGTTCCAATAGAAAAATTAAACAGAATCACCAAAAAAAATCATCAGGGTGTTGTAGCACAAATAGCTCCTATTGATTTTTACACCCTGGAAGATTTGGTTATCCAAACAATAGAATCTGGTGACACCCCTTTGTTTCTAGTACTTGATCAATTATCCGATGTTCGTAATTTTGGAGCTATTATTCGTACAGCAGAATGTACAGGAGTTCATGGAATTATTATACAAAAAAAAGGAGGGGCTCCGGTAAGTGCCGATACTGTAAAAACTTCTGCAGGCGCTATTTTTAAAATTCCTATTTGCAAAGTAGATCACATAAAAGATGCGATTTTCTACCTTCAATCCTCGGGAATACAAATCGTTGCGGCAACTGAAAAAGCTACAGATTCTATTTATGAAACAAATCTGACACTTCCCACAGCAATTATCATGGGAAATGAAGGAAAAGGAATTTCTCCTTCCGTCTTAAAATTAGTAGACACTAAAGCTAAACTCCCCCTATCGGGCGAAATCGCCTCATTGAATGTTTCTGTTGCATGTGGTGCTTTTTTGTTTGAAACCGTTAGACAACGAACATAA
- a CDS encoding rhomboid family intramembrane serine protease → MNTENHFYFKTGVIGYPILFVLVIWVVFWFEIRFGFDFNHFGVVPRTLKGMRGIFFSPFIHSGIEHLWHNTLPLLILSAALFFFYAKNAWKVLLWGAFLTGVFTWIIGRPSYHIGASGVIYMLFGFLFFKGVLAKHFRLIALSLVVVFVYGSMIWYTFPVDPKISWEGHSSGLLVGTVMAFLIKKGIATPERYAWEAPDYNPEEDDFLKHFDEDGNFIEHTPEMPEEEIIIVYNYKELTSDKNKDEEE, encoded by the coding sequence ATGAATACTGAAAATCATTTTTATTTTAAAACAGGAGTTATAGGGTATCCTATACTCTTTGTGCTTGTTATATGGGTTGTATTTTGGTTTGAAATACGTTTTGGATTCGATTTTAATCATTTTGGTGTCGTGCCCAGAACTCTAAAAGGGATGAGAGGGATCTTTTTTTCGCCATTCATTCATTCAGGAATAGAACATCTGTGGCATAATACATTACCCTTGTTGATTTTGTCAGCTGCATTGTTTTTCTTTTATGCAAAAAATGCGTGGAAAGTCCTTTTATGGGGAGCATTTTTGACGGGAGTATTTACCTGGATTATAGGGCGTCCTTCTTATCATATTGGTGCAAGTGGGGTTATCTATATGTTGTTTGGTTTTTTGTTTTTTAAAGGAGTATTGGCAAAACATTTTAGGTTGATTGCGTTATCGTTAGTAGTTGTTTTCGTGTACGGAAGTATGATATGGTATACATTTCCGGTAGATCCTAAAATCTCATGGGAAGGACATTCCTCAGGTTTATTAGTAGGAACTGTAATGGCTTTTTTGATAAAAAAGGGAATCGCTACTCCTGAACGATACGCATGGGAAGCTCCAGATTATAATCCGGAGGAGGATGATTTTTTAAAACACTTTGATGAGGATGGAAATTTTATAGAACATACTCCTGAAATGCCCGAAGAAGAAATCATTATTGTGTATAATTATAAAGAACTTACTTCGGATAAAAATAAGGATGAAGAGGAGTGA